In Pectinophora gossypiella chromosome 5, ilPecGoss1.1, whole genome shotgun sequence, a genomic segment contains:
- the LOC126366925 gene encoding leucine-rich repeat-containing protein 74B-like: protein MASDISRLSQGTVVNEEVDTLFENELSSSTTDPPMEEWSSLLFGRGDSFTESPKIALFKKGKYDPGSGEVCVKYITASDSEVLRHPYYNYPAVTDPGIVLALEEPMPATVYDAQGQIRYLELCKETAMPPVRDFYRGLIENVINLRYYGVNPAGVRNMCLALAKNRVVQRLDLTSSFLNRNLDACFHLGELLGENRSLKELILAQCRIGPEGLERLIPSLHHANLDVLDLSKNQLCDDGVKMLAEKITRGANINKLNLSYNNLGLASAEALARALEFNVRSITHLDLSWNLMYHPKALKVLVKALSGSKVLQELDLSWNAMMGGDFLGDLLTTGTLQKLNMSNNKLALQSIESITEKLRSAKALQVLNLSCNPIGPQEAYKLLKKMRLKSVKLQTLMLDEVEVTKEFAEEVKQILSLKHRANAKVTHGRVVGNYTLKDVDMRDLLMRRLYFLGTRGPKKKRVDVMSYFLNIRKTSTVLIPKQMMVDMKSAKAQVDEDLIMELSRVFPGPRIDKSQRAIDLESVVEYIARKWPGLKAPVTPPSYQIDTPRSAKPAGPDGKGIKKK from the exons ATAGCCCTCTTCAAGAAGGGTAAGTACGACCCTGGCAGTGGTGAGGTGTGCGTCAAGTACATCACAGCGTCAGACAGTGAGGTCCTGCGACACCCGTACTACAACTACCCTGCCGTTACTGATCCCGGGATAGTTTTGGCTTTGGAGGAACCAA TGCCGGCAACGGTTTACGATGCGCAAGGGCAGATACGCTACTTGGAGCTATGCAAGGAAACTGCCATGCCTCCAGTGAGGGACTTCTATCGAGGCCTTATTGAGAACGTCATCAATTTACga TACTACGGAGTGAATCCAGCAGGAGTTCGTAATATGTGCCTGGCCCTGGCCAAGAATCGCGTGGTGCAGCGGCTGGATCTGACCTCGAGCTTCCTCAACCGCAACCTGGACGCCTGCTTCCACCTTGGAGAACTGCTCGGCGAGAACCGATCCTTGAAGGAGCTTATTCTTGCGCAGTGCAG AATCGGCCCAGAGGGCCTGGAGCGTTTGATACCTTCACTCCACCATGCGAACTTGGATGTACTGGACCTTAGCAAGAACCAGCTTTGTGATGACGGAGTCAAGATGCTCGCTGAGAAGATTACGAGGGGTGCCAACATTAATAA GTTGAACTTGAGTTACAATAACTTGGGATTGGCGTCTGCTGAGGCGCTCGCGCGCGCACTGGAGTTCAACGTTAGAAGTATCACACATTTGGACCTGTCTTGGAACTTGATGTATCACCCCAAAG CATTAAAGGTTCTGGTGAAGGCACTTAGCGGGAGCAAAGTCCTTCAAGAGCTGGACTTGTCCTGGAATGCAATGATGGGTGGAGACTTCCTCGGCGACTTGCTTACCACCGGGACCTTGCAGAAACTAAATATGAGcaacaataa ACTGGCATTGCAATCAATAGAATCGATTACGGAGAAGTTACGATCGGCGAAGGCATTACAGGTTCTGAATCTGTCCTGCAACCCTATAGGCCCCCAGGAAGCCTACAAACTCCTCAAGAAGATGCGGCTCAAGTCCGTGAAGCTGCAGACTTTGATGCTGGATGAGGTGGAAGTCACTAAGGAATTCGCTGAA GAAGTGAAACAAATACTATCATTGAAACATCGAGCGAATGCGAAAGTGACTCACGGTCGTGTGGTGGGCAACTATACTCTGAAGGACGTCGATATGAGGGACCTGTTGATGAGGAGGCTCTACTTCCTCGGCACCAGGGGGCCTAAGAAGAAGAGGGTTGATGTCAT GTCATACTTTCTGAACATACGGAAGACCTCAACAGTGCTGATACCGAAACAGATGATGGTGGATATGAAGAGTGCGAAGGCTCAGGTGGATGAGGATCTGATCATGGAGTTGTCAAGAGTGTTTCCGGGACCACGGATAGATAAGAGCCAACGTGCTATTGATTTGGAAA GTGTAGTGGAATATATAGCAAGGAAATGGCCAGGTTTGAAGGCACCGGTCACCCCGCCATCGTATCAGATCGACACTCCGCGATCAGCAAAACCGGCCGGACCGGATGGCAAAGGAATTAAGAAGAAATGA